Genomic window (Acidobacteriota bacterium):
ATCCGTGACGGCGGCCGAAACCGGTCGGAATCGGTCCGCTGCGCATCCGGGACGATCAAGCCGGCGGACCATCTGCACGGATCGTCCCGGCTCACGCGGCTCCGGCGGCGCCCATCATGACACCGGCCGGCTCCCGGCACGATCCCCTTGACACCATCTGACCGGACGGCCACAATGAGCCTGATGATCGATCCCCGCGATCCGTCGATACCGGTGTCAGCCGGCTATTGTGTGGTGTGCGGCGAACGCCTGCCCGGACCGGACTCGGAGAGCTGCCCGAGCTGCGGCGCCGCCACCCGATCCACGCCGGGAGCCGGTGCTGACTCCGCGGATGGACACCCGGCTGCCCCGGCCCCCAGCCGCTTCGCCGCTTCCACCACCGCCGAGATAGGTCCCGAGGGGTTCACCCCGCGGCAGATCCCCGAACACGTGGGTCCCTACGACATCCAGGCGGAGCTTGGCCGCGGCGGCATGGGCGTGGTGTACCGGGCGTGGCAGCCGTCGCTCAAGCGCACGGTCGCTCTGAAAGTGATGCTGGCGGGAGAGTTCGCCGGGGAGCACGCCGTCCGACGGTTCATCCGCGAGGCGGAGGCTACCGCCCGGCTGCGACATCCGCACATCGTGTCGATCCTGGACCTGGGCGAACAGGACGGCAAGCCGTACTTCACCATGACCTACATCGAGGGGCAGACGCTGGAACAGGCGATCCGCGCCCACGCCGTGAGTCTGGCCGACGGCGTGGCCATCGTGGCCAAGGTGGCCGGAGCCGTGGCTCACGCCCACGCCAACGGCATCATCCACCGGGATCTCAAACCCGCCAACATCCTCCTCGACGGCGGCGGCGAGCCCCACGTGACCGACTTCGGCCTGGCCGCCCAGGCGCGGGAGGCCAGCTCCATCACCGGCACCGGCGCCGTGCTGGGAACGCCCCTCTATATGGCGCCGGAACAGGTCGCGGGCGCCCGCCATCTCGTGGACGAGCGCACCGATGTCTACAGCCTGGGCGCCACCCTGTACCACGTGCTCACGGGCTGCATTCCCTTCCCCGAAGAAGGGGCCGCCCCGGTGCTGTTTTCGGTGCTCACCCGCGAGCCGAAGCCGCCGCGGGCGATCCGCCCGGACATCCCCCGCGATCTCGAGCTCATCTGCCTCACCGCCATGGCCAAGGAGCGGGACCGCCGCTATGCCTCCATGACCGATTTCCGCGACGACCTGGAGCGCTATCAACGCGGCGAAGCCATCCGGGCCCGGCCGGCGTCGCTCGTTTACCGGCTGAGCAAGCGCCTGCGTCGCAACCGGGCTGTCACGGTCCTGTCGGTGCTGCTGGTCGCGGTGCTGATTGTCGCAGTCGGCTGGACCTGGTTCCAGCAGGCCCGGACCTGGTTCGGCTGGGAGGAGGTGTTCCGCGACGAGTTTGCGCGCACCGGACTCGGTCCCGACTACCGGCCCGATGCCGGTGCGTGGTCCGTCGCCGACGGCGAACTTCGCGGGTCCGGGACGGGATACGTCGACATCAGCCTGGTCCGCCCCTTCGCCGGCAATGTGAGGCTGGCCTTTGACGCCCGCGTCCTGCCCGGCAGCCCCAAACGCGAAATCGCCGTTTTTCTGGACGGCCCGGATGAGGACCGCTCCGGCTACTATTTCGGCTTCGGCGGCGACTACGCCACCACCGCCATCGACCGCGCCGGGCTGGAGGTGCGGCTGGCGCACTCGCCCGCGGTGGAGGCCGGCCGGCGCTACGAAATGGTGGTCACCCGCAAGGGGAATCGGGTGGAGATCGCCGCGGACGGCGAAGTGCTCGCCGATTACCTCGACCCGTTCCCCCTCGATCCGTCGGCGATGACGCGCTTGCGGTTCGGCACCTACGACGGCGGGTTGGCCGTGGACAACCTCCGCGTCTACCAGGAGAGCGTCCCGGAGATGCTCACCGCCACCGCCGTGGGCGACCGCCTCTTCGAGCGGGGCCAGCTCGCCGCCGCCCGCCAGGAGTACGAGCACATCGCCCGCGACCACGCCGGAAAATCCATCGCCGGCGAGGCCCTCTTCAAGGCGGGGCTCTGCCGGCTGCTCGAGGGCGACTACGCCGCGGCGCGGGTGGCCTTCGAAGGCGTCGGCCGGACTCCGGCGGAGGAGCTCTACCGAAACCTCGCGGTGCTGAACACCGGCGCGGCCTTTCGCCTGCAGGGCCGCTACGAGGACGCGTTCCGCCACCTGTGCGATCTGGAGCGGCACAGCGCCGATCCCGACGAACGGTACCGTCTGGCCGGCGAGCTGCAGGCGCTGAGCCACGCGGCCTGGACTCACGGCCAGGCGGAGACGGCGTTTCGTCACCTGCGATTCATCATCGACCATTTCCCCGGCACCGAGATGGCGGAACGGTCCGAGATGGTGCTGGCCACCAACGACCCGGACGAGGCGACACGCCGCCGGAAATTGGAACGATTCCTCGCGCGCCATCCGCGCCCAAGCAAGAACCAGAACAACGCCTTTCAGCTTCTGGCCGGCAGCTGCCTGCTGCTCGGTGATCCGGCGGGCGCCCTGGCCGCCTTCGACCGGCACATCGCCGCCTACCGCGGCATCAACACGCGGTTCGTGCTGAGCGGCCTGCTGGGCAAGGGCCTGGTGCTGGCCGCCACGGGGCGATGGGCCGACGCCGAGGCGGTCCGGAACGACATGCTGGCGCTGCTGCCGGGCGATCCGCTGCCCGCCCGCCAGGCCCGGGAACTGGACGTGTTCATCGCCCGGCGGCAGGGCGAACCGGACCGGGCCGTCCGCCTCCTGGAGACGGCGGCGGCCGACGGCGCCATCCACCCCGCCGAGGAGCTGACGCTGGCGCGGTTGTACCGCGAGCGGGGCGAGACGGAGCGCGCGGAGGCGTTGTGGCACCGGGTGGCCGCCGGCCCGCCCAGCGAGGAGTCAAAAGCCGCAGCGCTCTTTCTGGGGGACCTCTCGCCCGATGCCTTCCGTTTGGATGAATCGGTCCTCTACCCATACCGTTGCCTGTAGCTCTGGCAGTATCACCGGCTGCGGGGCGAACCGGATGACACGTCGGTCCTGGAGTTTGTCCGCCAGTCGGCGCCGTTCACACCGGAGGTCTGCGAGGCCATTCTGGCGTTGCGTCCGCCGGCCGGGCGGTGATCCGTGGCGCCCGGCGATCCCGTCATCCGTCCGGCCAGTGACCACTCCCTGCTGGTGGTGTTCGGCGAGACGATCGCACCGGCGCACCACCGGGCCGTGGTGCGCCTGACGGCCCGTTTGCTGGAGCGGCGGCCGGAGTGGCTCCGCGACGTCCACCCGGCGTACGCCACGGTACTCGTCTGCCACGATCCGCTCCGGATCGAGGCGACGGCCGCGGCTGAGGCCGTGCGTCGCCTGTGGGCCGAAGCGGCCGAGGCGCCGGAGCCGCCGGAACGGGTGGTGGAGATCCCGGTCCGCTATGGCGGCGTCCACGGGCCGGACCTGGCCGACGTGGCGGCCCACTGCGGGTTGAGTGAGGCCGAGGTGATCCGGCGCCACGCCGCCGGCGATTACCGGGTCTACTTCCTGGGCTTCTCGCCCGGCTTCCCGTACCTGGGCGGATTGGATGAGGCGCTGGCGACGCCGCGGCTGGCCACCCCGCGGCGGCGGGTCCCGGCCGGCAGTGTCGCCATCGGCGGGCAGCAGACCGGCGTCTACCCCGTGGCGTCGCCGGGCGGCTGGCGGATCATCGGACGCACACCGCGGCGACTCTTCGATCCGGAGCGGACGCCGCCGGCCGAACTCGCCATGGGTGACCGGGTCCGCTTCACGCCCGTCGACGAGGCGGCGTTCGTCGCCGCAGCGGGCGGGGAGGCGGCGCCATGAGCCGCGTGCGCGTCCTCGAAGGCGGTTTTCTCACCACCGTCCAGGATCTGGGCCGGTCGGGCTGGGCGCACCTGGGCGTGCCGGCCGCCGGTGCCGCCGACGCCGTCTCGCTGCGTCTGGGCAACCGCCTGTGCGGCAACGCCGACGGGGCGCCGGCCTTGGAGCTGACCCTGGTGGGCGGCGCATTCGCCTTCGAGGGACCGGCGCAGATCGCGCTCACGGGCGCCGATTTCACCGCGACGTTGGACGGCCGCCCGGCGCCGATGTGGGCCGCCCTGGCCGTCGCACCGGGACAGGTTCTGCAGCTCGGGCCCGCCCGGAGCGGCACTCGCGGCTACCTCTGCATCCGCGGCGGATTCGCCGTCCCCGCCCTGCTGGGGAGCGCGGCCACCCATCTCCTGATCGGGCTGGGCGGTCTTGCCGGCAGGCCGCTGCGCAAGGGCGACACGCTGGCCACCGGGGCGGCGGCGGCCGCGGATGCCGGACCGCCGCGCTGCGTCTCGCCGGACGTCCTGGCCCGGCTCTTCCCCGCCGGGCCCCTGCGGGCGACCGCGGGGCCCCAGGCCCACTTCTTCGGGCGGGCCACGCTGGACGTGTTTTTCTCCAGCCCGTGGCGCGTCCGTGAGTCGTCCGACCGGATGGGCATCCGGCTGGCGGGCCCCGCCCTGGAGCGGCGCCGCCCCGACGAGCTCCTCACCGAGGGAGTCAGCGCCGGCGCCGTGCAGGTGCCCCGCGACGGCCAGCCCATCGTGCTCCACGTGGAGCATCCCACCACCGGCGGCTACCCGAAGATCGCCCACGTGATCGCCGCCGATGGCCACCGTCTGGGGCAGCTTCGGCCGCGCGAGGAGATCCGCTTCGAGCCGGTGGCGCCGGAGCGGGCCGTGGCGCTGCTCCGGGAACAAACGGCGCTCCTCGACACCGCGATCCGGGAGGCCGAATGACACCGGACG
Coding sequences:
- a CDS encoding protein kinase; the encoded protein is MSLMIDPRDPSIPVSAGYCVVCGERLPGPDSESCPSCGAATRSTPGAGADSADGHPAAPAPSRFAASTTAEIGPEGFTPRQIPEHVGPYDIQAELGRGGMGVVYRAWQPSLKRTVALKVMLAGEFAGEHAVRRFIREAEATARLRHPHIVSILDLGEQDGKPYFTMTYIEGQTLEQAIRAHAVSLADGVAIVAKVAGAVAHAHANGIIHRDLKPANILLDGGGEPHVTDFGLAAQAREASSITGTGAVLGTPLYMAPEQVAGARHLVDERTDVYSLGATLYHVLTGCIPFPEEGAAPVLFSVLTREPKPPRAIRPDIPRDLELICLTAMAKERDRRYASMTDFRDDLERYQRGEAIRARPASLVYRLSKRLRRNRAVTVLSVLLVAVLIVAVGWTWFQQARTWFGWEEVFRDEFARTGLGPDYRPDAGAWSVADGELRGSGTGYVDISLVRPFAGNVRLAFDARVLPGSPKREIAVFLDGPDEDRSGYYFGFGGDYATTAIDRAGLEVRLAHSPAVEAGRRYEMVVTRKGNRVEIAADGEVLADYLDPFPLDPSAMTRLRFGTYDGGLAVDNLRVYQESVPEMLTATAVGDRLFERGQLAAARQEYEHIARDHAGKSIAGEALFKAGLCRLLEGDYAAARVAFEGVGRTPAEELYRNLAVLNTGAAFRLQGRYEDAFRHLCDLERHSADPDERYRLAGELQALSHAAWTHGQAETAFRHLRFIIDHFPGTEMAERSEMVLATNDPDEATRRRKLERFLARHPRPSKNQNNAFQLLAGSCLLLGDPAGALAAFDRHIAAYRGINTRFVLSGLLGKGLVLAATGRWADAEAVRNDMLALLPGDPLPARQARELDVFIARRQGEPDRAVRLLETAAADGAIHPAEELTLARLYRERGETERAEALWHRVAAGPPSEESKAAALFLGDLSPDAFRLDESVLYPYRCL
- the pxpB gene encoding 5-oxoprolinase subunit PxpB yields the protein MAPGDPVIRPASDHSLLVVFGETIAPAHHRAVVRLTARLLERRPEWLRDVHPAYATVLVCHDPLRIEATAAAEAVRRLWAEAAEAPEPPERVVEIPVRYGGVHGPDLADVAAHCGLSEAEVIRRHAAGDYRVYFLGFSPGFPYLGGLDEALATPRLATPRRRVPAGSVAIGGQQTGVYPVASPGGWRIIGRTPRRLFDPERTPPAELAMGDRVRFTPVDEAAFVAAAGGEAAP
- a CDS encoding biotin-dependent carboxyltransferase produces the protein MSRVRVLEGGFLTTVQDLGRSGWAHLGVPAAGAADAVSLRLGNRLCGNADGAPALELTLVGGAFAFEGPAQIALTGADFTATLDGRPAPMWAALAVAPGQVLQLGPARSGTRGYLCIRGGFAVPALLGSAATHLLIGLGGLAGRPLRKGDTLATGAAAAADAGPPRCVSPDVLARLFPAGPLRATAGPQAHFFGRATLDVFFSSPWRVRESSDRMGIRLAGPALERRRPDELLTEGVSAGAVQVPRDGQPIVLHVEHPTTGGYPKIAHVIAADGHRLGQLRPREEIRFEPVAPERAVALLREQTALLDTAIREAE